The following proteins are encoded in a genomic region of Protaetiibacter sp. SSC-01:
- a CDS encoding MMPL family transporter, which produces MAELLYRLGRLAARRAGWVIGVWALVLALTAGAFAAFFGGLSNSFDIPGTASSEVIDELQERLPEYSGAAGMVVFHTDDGSQLTDAQRTAISQLAADTSDLVDVAEVVDPFDAEQQRADQLAQVEAGRAQLDEARAQLDGGQAQLDAGRAQLDAARAQLEASGAPPAMLAGLDAQRAELDAQQATLDAGRAELEAQATLLEQGARVAELAEGIRVVSEDGATAVVNVAFTEPRLELSDEAKQSVIDHFSDHGIDGVEVAFSTEIAQGVPAIIGVSEAIGVAIAGIVLVVMLGSLLAASFPIVTALTGVAIGVLGALAFSGLTTMASVTPVLGVMLGLAVGIDYSLFIVNRHRRQLLSGAEVHESIALANGTAGTAVVFAGSTVVVALLALFVTGIPFLGLMGAVGAACVAIAVAVAVTLTPAMLGLAGERMLGRRGRRTLASGPVPHPADTATPMGWVRTVVTIVLTVAALLACAVPAASMRLGLPDGGSEPEGSTTNRAFELLHDGFGAGANSTMLVTAQLPDGTTDDEVLGRQLDIAEAIGAVDGVVAVAPIAVDDANELLAFQVIPAEGPNDASTAEVVHALRGLEVDGELLGVAGQAAINIDISNNLADVLPLYLAVVVGISLVIMILVFRSLLVPLIATGGFILSLLATYGALVAVFQWGWFAPVFGLTATGPVLSFMPLILVGILFGLAMDYQLFLASGMREAYVHGATARLAVARGFRAGRSVVIAAGLIMVSVFGGFVFSEAVIIRQFGFGLAVGVLLDAFVVRLLLMPALMHVLGRAAWWIPRWLDRAMPNVDVEGAALERAHQRA; this is translated from the coding sequence ATGGCCGAACTGCTGTACCGACTCGGGCGCCTCGCCGCCCGCCGCGCCGGATGGGTCATCGGCGTGTGGGCGCTCGTGCTCGCCCTCACCGCCGGCGCGTTCGCCGCGTTCTTCGGCGGCCTCAGCAACAGCTTCGACATCCCCGGCACCGCCTCGAGCGAGGTCATCGACGAGCTGCAGGAGCGCCTGCCCGAGTACAGCGGCGCTGCCGGCATGGTGGTCTTCCACACCGACGACGGCTCGCAGCTGACGGATGCGCAGCGCACCGCGATCTCGCAGCTCGCCGCCGACACGAGCGACCTCGTCGACGTCGCCGAGGTGGTCGACCCGTTCGACGCCGAGCAGCAGCGCGCCGACCAGCTCGCGCAGGTCGAGGCCGGCCGCGCCCAACTCGACGAGGCGCGCGCCCAGCTCGACGGCGGCCAGGCCCAGCTCGACGCGGGGCGGGCGCAGCTCGACGCCGCCCGCGCGCAGCTCGAGGCATCCGGCGCCCCGCCCGCGATGCTCGCGGGCCTCGACGCGCAGCGGGCCGAGCTCGACGCGCAGCAGGCGACCCTCGACGCGGGTCGCGCGGAGCTCGAGGCGCAGGCCACGCTGCTCGAGCAGGGCGCGCGCGTCGCCGAGCTCGCGGAGGGCATCCGCGTCGTCTCGGAGGACGGCGCGACCGCCGTCGTCAACGTCGCCTTCACCGAGCCGCGCCTCGAGCTCTCGGACGAGGCGAAGCAGAGCGTCATCGACCACTTCTCCGACCACGGCATCGACGGTGTCGAGGTCGCGTTCTCGACCGAGATCGCGCAGGGCGTGCCGGCGATCATCGGCGTGAGCGAGGCGATCGGCGTCGCGATCGCGGGGATCGTGCTCGTCGTCATGCTCGGCTCCCTGCTCGCCGCGTCGTTCCCGATCGTCACAGCTCTCACGGGCGTCGCGATCGGCGTGCTCGGCGCGCTCGCGTTCTCGGGTCTCACGACCATGGCATCCGTCACCCCCGTGCTCGGCGTCATGCTCGGGCTCGCGGTCGGCATCGACTACTCCCTCTTCATCGTCAACCGGCACCGACGGCAGCTGCTCTCGGGCGCCGAGGTGCACGAGTCGATCGCGCTCGCGAACGGCACCGCCGGCACCGCCGTCGTGTTCGCGGGGTCGACGGTCGTCGTGGCGCTGCTCGCGCTCTTCGTCACGGGCATCCCCTTCCTCGGCCTCATGGGCGCCGTCGGCGCGGCGTGCGTCGCGATCGCCGTGGCCGTCGCCGTGACCCTCACGCCCGCCATGCTCGGGCTCGCGGGCGAGCGGATGCTGGGCCGCCGCGGACGCCGCACGCTCGCCTCCGGCCCGGTGCCGCATCCGGCCGACACGGCAACGCCGATGGGCTGGGTGCGCACGGTCGTGACGATCGTGCTGACCGTCGCGGCCCTGCTCGCGTGCGCCGTGCCCGCCGCGTCGATGCGCCTCGGCCTGCCCGACGGCGGCTCCGAGCCGGAGGGCTCGACCACGAACCGCGCGTTCGAGCTGCTGCACGACGGCTTCGGCGCGGGCGCCAACAGCACCATGCTCGTGACGGCCCAGCTGCCCGACGGCACGACCGACGACGAGGTGCTCGGGCGTCAGCTCGACATCGCCGAGGCGATCGGCGCCGTCGACGGCGTCGTCGCGGTCGCGCCCATCGCGGTCGACGACGCGAACGAGCTCTTGGCGTTCCAGGTGATCCCAGCCGAAGGGCCGAACGACGCCTCCACCGCGGAGGTCGTGCACGCGCTGCGCGGGCTCGAGGTCGACGGCGAGCTACTCGGCGTCGCGGGTCAGGCTGCCATCAACATCGACATCTCGAACAACCTCGCCGACGTGCTGCCGCTCTACCTCGCGGTCGTCGTGGGCATCTCGCTCGTGATCATGATCCTCGTGTTCCGCTCACTGCTCGTGCCGCTCATCGCGACGGGCGGGTTCATCCTGTCGCTGCTCGCGACCTACGGCGCGCTCGTCGCGGTGTTCCAGTGGGGCTGGTTCGCGCCCGTCTTCGGCCTCACCGCCACAGGCCCTGTGCTCAGCTTCATGCCGCTCATCCTGGTGGGCATCCTCTTCGGGCTCGCGATGGACTACCAGCTGTTCCTGGCATCCGGGATGCGCGAGGCCTACGTGCACGGTGCCACGGCCCGCCTCGCGGTGGCCCGCGGGTTCCGCGCGGGCCGCTCGGTCGTGATCGCGGCGGGGCTCATCATGGTGTCGGTGTTCGGCGGCTTCGTGTTCTCGGAGGCCGTCATCATCCGCCAGTTCGGCTTCGGCCTCGCGGTCGGGGTGCTACTCGACGCGTTCGTCGTGCGGCTGCTGCTCATGCCCGCCCTCATGCACGTGCTCGGCCGCGCCGCGTGGTGGATCCCCCGCTGGCTCGACCGCGCGATGCCGAACGTCGACGTCGAGGGGGCGGCGCTCGAGCGGGCGCACCAGCGCGCCTGA
- a CDS encoding TetR/AcrR family transcriptional regulator, protein MAPSSRRGPGRSEAARVAILEATARIFLERGYEHLTMEGVAAEAGVGKQTIYRWWPSRTALVAECLAEGLIMPAWFVPPDSGDVRADLTTWLENVADFVAQPGNDALLRSLVEASAQDPAVATGLSERLGVLQLLGERMRRAVEAGDIDELPVEQLVEAMLGALVVRALQRGPIDRAYAGRLVALLMPPRAARD, encoded by the coding sequence ATGGCACCCAGCTCCCGCCGCGGGCCCGGCCGCAGCGAGGCGGCGCGCGTCGCGATCCTCGAGGCGACGGCGCGCATCTTCCTCGAGCGCGGCTACGAGCACCTCACGATGGAGGGCGTCGCCGCGGAGGCCGGGGTCGGCAAGCAGACCATCTACCGCTGGTGGCCCTCCCGCACGGCGCTCGTCGCCGAGTGCCTCGCGGAGGGGCTCATCATGCCCGCATGGTTCGTGCCGCCCGACTCGGGAGACGTGCGCGCCGACCTCACGACGTGGCTCGAGAATGTCGCCGACTTCGTCGCTCAGCCCGGCAACGACGCGCTCCTGCGCTCGCTCGTGGAGGCATCCGCTCAAGACCCCGCGGTCGCGACCGGGCTGAGCGAGCGGCTCGGTGTGCTGCAGCTGCTGGGCGAGCGGATGCGGCGCGCGGTCGAGGCGGGCGACATCGACGAGCTGCCCGTCGAGCAGCTCGTGGAGGCGATGCTCGGGGCGCTCGTCGTGCGGGCGCTGCAGCGCGGGCCCATCGACCGCGCGTACGCGGGGCGGCTCGTCGCGCTGCTCATGCCGCCCCGGGCAGCGCGCGACTGA
- a CDS encoding cytochrome b/b6 domain-containing protein, whose translation MSQQPDASPARRIRRSRWIAAGVALVALVVLAAVVVLVARWLRTLEPVQSFLLQFPGEYPLPDGSPVGLPAWLGWQHFFNAFFLVLIVRTGLQSRAEKQPPALWTSRRNRRRRMSLTVWLHLALDLLWIVNGVLYVVLLFATGQWVRIVPTSWDVFPNAISAGLQYASLDWPLEHAWLNYNSLQQLSYFAIVFLAAPLAIVSGARMSAFWPRDAKRLNELYPFSVAKAVHLPVMVFFIAFTVAHVTLVLATDALRNLNAMFAARDASDWVGFGIFALALLVIAGGWALVRPAIVDRIASAFGDVVRRSPR comes from the coding sequence GTGAGCCAGCAGCCGGATGCGTCCCCCGCGCGCCGCATCCGCCGGTCCCGCTGGATCGCGGCCGGGGTCGCGCTCGTCGCGCTCGTCGTGCTCGCGGCGGTCGTCGTGCTCGTCGCGCGCTGGCTGCGCACGCTCGAGCCCGTGCAGTCGTTCCTGCTCCAGTTCCCGGGCGAGTACCCGCTCCCGGACGGGTCGCCCGTGGGGCTGCCGGCGTGGCTCGGCTGGCAGCACTTCTTCAACGCGTTCTTCCTCGTGCTCATCGTGCGCACGGGGCTGCAGTCGCGCGCCGAGAAGCAGCCGCCCGCCCTGTGGACGTCGCGCCGCAACCGCCGCCGACGCATGAGCCTCACGGTGTGGCTGCACCTCGCGCTCGACCTGCTCTGGATCGTCAACGGCGTGCTCTACGTCGTGCTGCTGTTCGCGACGGGCCAGTGGGTGCGGATCGTGCCGACGAGCTGGGACGTCTTCCCGAACGCGATCTCGGCCGGACTGCAGTACGCATCCCTCGACTGGCCGCTCGAGCACGCGTGGCTGAACTACAACAGCCTCCAGCAGCTGTCGTACTTCGCGATCGTGTTCCTCGCGGCGCCGCTCGCGATCGTCTCCGGTGCGCGGATGTCGGCGTTCTGGCCGCGCGACGCGAAGCGCCTCAACGAGCTGTACCCGTTCTCGGTCGCGAAGGCCGTGCACCTGCCCGTGATGGTGTTCTTCATCGCCTTCACGGTCGCGCACGTCACGCTCGTGCTCGCGACGGACGCCCTGCGCAACCTCAACGCGATGTTCGCGGCGCGCGACGCATCCGATTGGGTGGGCTTCGGCATCTTCGCCCTCGCGCTGCTCGTGATCGCGGGCGGATGGGCGCTCGTGCGTCCCGCGATCGTCGACCGCATCGCATCCGCCTTCGGCGACGTGGTGCGCCGTTCCCCCCGCTGA
- a CDS encoding TetR/AcrR family transcriptional regulator, translating to MSTLSARDVARRAGVSSAAVYRHFPDFGQLRVAVARAAREELARTMIAAKALAGPTPRTWLDEACRAYIRFGLEQPLLFAAAFQGPEARDGSGDDPSPWDVLLETLDELVAVGALGAASREQAPLAVWTSVHGLASLLAIGTLPPGVTVELAIGTVLRSLHRSIGVD from the coding sequence ATGAGCACACTCTCGGCGCGCGACGTCGCGCGGAGGGCCGGCGTCAGCTCGGCGGCCGTCTACCGCCACTTCCCCGACTTCGGTCAGCTCCGCGTCGCCGTCGCCCGCGCTGCCCGCGAGGAGCTCGCCCGCACGATGATCGCCGCGAAGGCGCTCGCGGGCCCCACCCCGCGGACGTGGCTCGACGAGGCGTGCCGCGCCTACATCCGCTTCGGGCTCGAGCAGCCGCTGCTCTTCGCGGCGGCGTTCCAGGGGCCGGAAGCGCGCGATGGATCGGGCGACGACCCCTCGCCGTGGGATGTGCTGCTGGAGACCCTCGACGAGCTCGTCGCCGTGGGCGCCCTCGGCGCGGCATCCCGTGAGCAGGCGCCGCTCGCGGTGTGGACCTCGGTGCACGGCCTCGCATCCCTGCTCGCGATCGGCACGCTGCCGCCCGGCGTCACGGTCGAGCTCGCGATCGGCACCGTGCTGCGGAGCCTCCACCGCTCGATCGGCGTCGACTGA
- a CDS encoding DUF2200 domain-containing protein — translation MEHRIYGMSFARIYPLYVEKVERKGRTTEELDDVIEWLTGYTPAEVQAHIEAGTTLREFFDGARINPAASLITGVICGIRVEQIDDPLMQRIRYLDKLVDELARGKALQKVLRTPA, via the coding sequence ATGGAGCACCGCATCTACGGCATGAGCTTCGCGCGCATCTACCCGCTCTACGTCGAGAAGGTGGAGCGCAAGGGGCGCACGACCGAGGAGCTCGACGACGTCATCGAGTGGCTCACGGGCTATACCCCGGCCGAGGTGCAGGCCCACATCGAGGCCGGCACGACGCTGCGCGAGTTCTTCGACGGCGCCCGCATCAACCCGGCCGCGAGCCTCATCACGGGCGTCATCTGCGGCATCCGGGTCGAGCAGATCGACGACCCGCTCATGCAGAGGATCCGCTATCTCGACAAGCTCGTCGACGAGCTCGCGCGGGGCAAGGCGCTGCAGAAGGTGCTGCGCACCCCGGCGTAG
- a CDS encoding isocitrate lyase/phosphoenolpyruvate mutase family protein, translating to MTTTHDKALALQALHEAPEILQVVNVWDAVSAKVIAELPGTRALATAGHSIAASHGYPDGGMPLDVALDGARVIAEAVDLPVSADLDDGYDEPGETVRRVIGFGVVGANVEDRMRPLEEAAARVRAITRAAEAEGVAFQLNARTDAFLGEGDVEWKLGEAIARGRAFLAEGAALVFVPGPTQRELIEPLVEAFGGKLSIIGLPGALPASEYERMGVARISYGPLTQRVALRALRDLGASLYGGGVIPEDTPALN from the coding sequence ATGACGACGACTCACGACAAAGCGCTCGCCCTTCAGGCCCTCCACGAGGCGCCAGAGATCCTGCAGGTGGTCAACGTGTGGGATGCGGTGAGCGCGAAGGTCATCGCCGAGCTGCCCGGCACGCGCGCCCTCGCGACCGCCGGCCACTCGATCGCCGCGAGCCACGGCTACCCCGACGGCGGGATGCCGCTCGACGTCGCGCTCGACGGCGCCCGCGTCATCGCCGAGGCGGTCGACCTGCCGGTGAGCGCCGACCTCGACGACGGCTACGACGAGCCCGGCGAGACCGTGCGCCGCGTGATCGGCTTCGGCGTCGTCGGCGCCAACGTCGAGGACCGGATGCGCCCGCTCGAGGAGGCGGCCGCGCGTGTGCGCGCGATCACGCGCGCCGCCGAGGCGGAGGGCGTCGCGTTCCAGCTCAACGCGCGCACCGACGCGTTCCTCGGCGAGGGTGATGTCGAGTGGAAGCTCGGCGAGGCGATCGCGCGCGGCCGCGCGTTCCTCGCGGAGGGTGCCGCGCTCGTCTTCGTGCCCGGCCCGACGCAGCGCGAGCTGATCGAGCCGCTCGTCGAGGCCTTCGGGGGCAAGCTCTCGATCATCGGCCTGCCGGGCGCGCTTCCCGCATCCGAGTACGAGCGGATGGGCGTGGCCCGCATCTCCTACGGCCCCCTGACCCAGCGCGTCGCCCTCCGTGCGCTGCGCGACCTCGGCGCCTCGCTCTACGGTGGCGGCGTCATCCCCGAGGACACGCCGGCCCTCAACTGA
- a CDS encoding YafY family protein — translation MSTRTQRLLELLAMLQSGRAWSGPELAERLDVSERTVRADVGTLRELGYPVDAVRGRAGAYRLGAGARVPPLLLDDDDAVAVAVGLRAASAVPGVSETSARTLAKLETVLPARVRDRVSAIRSSVDEGPANTSSNVADPELDPAALAQVAAAVRDTEWLRFELGGAAHLVEPYRVVSWQRRWYLVARDAATGEWGTYRLDWMRLKQPTRRPFRPRPLSEERYTELVVRTVASSGWAVHARIEVLAPADEVLARINPAVGVVEALDAGRCVLVTGGDSYETIAVYIGMLGLDFRVTAPAELVDHVRMLGARYARAISR, via the coding sequence ATGTCGACGCGCACCCAACGCCTCCTCGAGCTGCTCGCGATGCTGCAGTCGGGGCGGGCCTGGAGCGGGCCGGAGCTCGCCGAGCGGCTCGACGTGAGCGAGCGCACGGTGCGCGCCGACGTCGGCACGCTCCGCGAGCTCGGCTACCCCGTGGATGCGGTGCGCGGCCGGGCGGGCGCGTACCGGCTGGGTGCGGGGGCGCGCGTCCCTCCCCTGCTGCTCGACGACGACGACGCGGTCGCGGTCGCCGTCGGGCTGCGGGCAGCATCCGCGGTCCCCGGCGTCTCCGAGACGAGCGCCCGCACGCTCGCGAAGCTCGAGACGGTGCTGCCGGCGCGCGTGCGCGACCGTGTGAGCGCCATCCGCAGCTCCGTCGACGAGGGGCCCGCCAACACAAGCTCGAACGTCGCCGACCCCGAGCTCGACCCCGCCGCCCTCGCGCAGGTCGCCGCGGCCGTGCGCGACACCGAGTGGCTGCGCTTCGAGCTCGGCGGGGCCGCGCACCTCGTCGAGCCGTACCGCGTCGTGAGCTGGCAGCGGCGCTGGTACCTCGTGGCGCGGGATGCCGCGACGGGCGAGTGGGGCACGTACCGGCTCGACTGGATGCGGCTCAAGCAGCCCACGCGGCGCCCGTTCCGCCCGCGGCCGCTCAGCGAGGAGCGCTACACGGAGCTCGTCGTGCGCACGGTCGCGTCGTCGGGGTGGGCGGTGCACGCGCGGATCGAGGTGCTCGCACCCGCGGACGAGGTGCTCGCGCGCATCAACCCCGCCGTCGGGGTCGTCGAGGCGCTCGACGCCGGGCGCTGCGTGCTCGTGACGGGCGGCGACAGCTACGAGACGATCGCGGTCTACATCGGGATGCTGGGGCTCGACTTCCGCGTCACCGCGCCCGCCGAGCTCGTCGACCACGTGCGGATGCTCGGGGCGCGCTACGCGCGGGCCATCTCTCGCTGA
- a CDS encoding epoxide hydrolase family protein, with protein sequence MTNNTTITPFRIDIPQADIDDLRERLARTRLPQPAPGDDWSYGMPNHYLTPLVEAWRGFDWRAQEARLNAYPQFTTEIDGQTIHFLHVESQVPDATPLLLVHSYPGTVADFLDMIDPLVDPVAHGGRAEDAFSLVIPSAPGFGFSTPLVDRGWTIKRVAETYDQLMRRLGYDRYLSHGSDMGALVGRELAILSPEGFLGAHVLQLFAFPSGDPAEFEKLEPADYAALEHMQWFQSVGGYNAFNASRPQTVAAALSDSPAGQLAWNELFQSFGNGTSRVTDEQLLLEASIEWFTNTSASVGRYHFEEAHSGAEPVVNPGVVGVTVFEHDFQTIKVFAERDNANIVYWGRGTDAGHYAALEAPDAVVAELRAFAEVVARR encoded by the coding sequence ATGACGAACAACACCACCATCACCCCCTTCCGCATCGACATCCCTCAGGCCGACATCGACGACCTGCGCGAGCGGCTCGCGCGCACGCGCCTGCCGCAGCCCGCGCCGGGCGACGACTGGAGCTACGGGATGCCGAACCACTACCTCACCCCGCTCGTCGAGGCGTGGCGCGGGTTCGACTGGCGCGCGCAGGAGGCGCGCCTCAACGCCTACCCGCAGTTCACGACCGAGATCGACGGCCAGACGATCCATTTCCTCCACGTCGAGTCGCAGGTTCCGGATGCGACCCCGCTGCTGCTCGTGCACAGCTACCCCGGCACGGTCGCCGACTTCCTCGACATGATCGACCCGCTCGTCGACCCGGTGGCCCACGGCGGCCGCGCCGAGGACGCGTTCTCGCTCGTGATCCCCTCGGCGCCCGGCTTCGGCTTCAGCACGCCGCTCGTCGACCGCGGCTGGACCATCAAGCGCGTCGCCGAGACCTACGACCAGCTCATGCGCCGCCTCGGCTACGACCGCTACCTCAGCCACGGCAGCGACATGGGGGCGCTCGTCGGACGCGAGCTCGCCATCCTGAGCCCCGAGGGCTTCCTCGGCGCGCACGTGCTGCAGCTGTTCGCGTTCCCCTCGGGCGACCCGGCCGAGTTCGAGAAGCTCGAGCCCGCCGACTACGCGGCGCTCGAGCACATGCAGTGGTTCCAGTCGGTGGGCGGCTACAACGCGTTCAACGCGTCGCGGCCCCAGACGGTCGCGGCGGCGCTCTCCGACTCGCCCGCCGGCCAGCTCGCCTGGAACGAGCTCTTCCAGTCGTTCGGCAACGGAACGAGCCGCGTGACCGACGAGCAGCTTCTGCTCGAGGCCTCGATCGAGTGGTTCACGAACACCTCGGCGTCGGTCGGCCGCTACCACTTCGAGGAGGCGCACTCGGGCGCCGAGCCCGTCGTGAACCCCGGCGTCGTCGGCGTGACGGTGTTCGAGCACGACTTCCAGACGATCAAGGTGTTCGCCGAGCGCGACAACGCGAACATCGTCTACTGGGGTCGCGGAACGGATGCCGGCCACTACGCCGCGCTCGAGGCCCCGGATGCCGTGGTCGCCGAGCTCCGCGCATTCGCCGAGGTCGTGGCCCGCCGCTGA